Genomic segment of Methanothermobacter sp. K4:
CTGATACTCTTGTCCTCGAGTTTCTTTTTCAGGGTGATCCTCCTCTCCTCAAGGTTCTCTGGTGTGTCTGGTGGGATCCTCGCCTCAAGTTCACCTATCCTCGAGTCATCACCCCGTGCCATTGCATCCATGTACTCATCCCGCAGATCACCACCCACACCAGAGTAATAATTTTTTTTGTGGAAACATGTCATTTCATTGGAGGCCTTAGAGCCATTATTTTCACTGTTTACCCTATTCCCCACTATTGACCCGGCCCTGGTCAACACCAAATCATGCTTATCTCCGTGATTGGAGGATTCTCCACCTGTTTCCAGGGGGTGTTTCCCATTTCCCAGTATGGTATACACTGGGTTGCAGGTCACATCAGAGGGTGTCTGCAGGTTGTCATGGATGAAGACCCTGACATCGACAATGAATTCAACAACATCCTCATGTGTCTCCATGGGATTAGTATTATTATCAAGCCATTCTTGTATTAAATTGTCCTGTATGTTACTTTGAATTTGGGAAACACCTAAGAACATACTATGGAATATGGTTTTTTTCCAAATCCGAGTATTCTCCACTGTTCCCAAGCCTTGGTCAACACTGGGGAACAGGGTAAATTCAGATTCTGAGGGTTCTCCACCATTTTTGAGTTGGAGGTGTTTCCCAACAATACCTGGGGTGAGGTATATCAGTGATGGTGATTTAGGATTCTCAGGTTCCAATGGCTTGATAGTAACAAGACCCTTATCCTCTAAGCCCTCGATGTCTCTGTCTTTGTCATGCCTCCCCTTAACCCACCGATATATTGTTGATTTACTCAACCCAAGCCTCTCAGCGAGACCCCTATAAGTTGGAAGTTCAGGAGCATCCTCAAAGATTGAACCAGTATGCTGTTTATATAACTCATCAGAGTATTCTGGTAGGGATTTGAGGAATTTCTCCTGTTTCCTGTCCAACTTATACCTTTGGAGGGTGTCTATGGACATCCACAACTCCAATGCATCCCTCAGGTCATCCTCAGTGCCGATGATAATGTCATGGCCATTTTCACGGACATAACTCCCCTCCCTCCTCCTCTTATGTTGCCTGTACCATGTCACGGCCTTCACAAGTCCAACTATGTGCTTGATGTCCCTGTTACTATACCCTCGCAGGTCGAGTAGGTGGAGGTAGGGGTTGTAAACCCTGACATCATCCTCTATCAATCGCTCATAGACTGCCCTGATGACCTCGTAGGCCTCCATGATCCTCTTATCATCCATCACTGACCCTGAGATAGCCTCCTCTTTGATCTTC
This window contains:
- a CDS encoding helix-turn-helix domain-containing protein — encoded protein: MNSMSKKEYKHFERSITLHIKHADFELIGQKYRDRDLYEYLFIKKSKPIHTATGKTSNLYEIISEDKDPDEALKIIGDTFTEDDINILLRGGFHDDNKTPEGVLELIQHILLAGEMLHPGGDAIEPQSFKDYPEKIQAYADQLINDDSIDILESITRVIGEAHYGDEKAVKLLLLSIGTLFLRDTPPVHQALRGSTGSGKTDLVLKTVLAVPERYVHILRSASPKYLFYASETGILREDYNIFVFDDIELNDEIIAISKTITDNILPEKEHHTVKDQEALKLEIPGEGLAIFTRARDIHDNELNDRLLYNNPVEDEDHSRFVKEKIKEEAISGSVMDDKRIMEAYEVIRAVYERLIEDDVRVYNPYLHLLDLRGYSNRDIKHIVGLVKAVTWYRQHKRRREGSYVRENGHDIIIGTEDDLRDALELWMSIDTLQRYKLDRKQEKFLKSLPEYSDELYKQHTGSIFEDAPELPTYRGLAERLGLSKSTIYRWVKGRHDKDRDIEGLEDKGLVTIKPLEPENPKSPSLIYLTPGIVGKHLQLKNGGEPSESEFTLFPSVDQGLGTVENTRIWKKTIFHSMFLGVSQIQSNIQDNLIQEWLDNNTNPMETHEDVVEFIVDVRVFIHDNLQTPSDVTCNPVYTILGNGKHPLETGGESSNHGDKHDLVLTRAGSIVGNRVNSENNGSKASNEMTCFHKKNYYSGVGGDLRDEYMDAMARGDDSRIGELEARIPPDTPENLEERRITLKKKLEDKSISAGEKLELLEELGGVLSTLMRKPVGKEKIVEYAKELGDVRREIEDMQGG